One genomic window of Cygnus olor isolate bCygOlo1 chromosome 3, bCygOlo1.pri.v2, whole genome shotgun sequence includes the following:
- the LOC121067450 gene encoding T-cell activation Rho GTPase-activating protein isoform X2, whose protein sequence is MKVLSSCNTSKTLNAGNMESLIECPSEADAKKCPLLGPADTEDGLCHLADGMKKRKKVISWPFALRRTSTSGDSPGQLDSGLKIALFGQPLAIICGEDDTLPQPVQDLLAILYMKGPSTEGIFRKAANEKARKELKEDLNKGENVDLKSKPVHLLAVVLKDFLRNIPSKLLSADLYEKWMLALEKPSKQEKIEELREVADKLPRPNLVLLKHLLSVLHRISQNAASSRMDSNNLAICVGPNMLGPGTDSTLPLEVQKEMNDKVTVLVEFLIDNCSEIFGEDIVWPTSALTEESMEHTDSSTEHLCAAHQNDSAYDSPDPEAECSSCTCEVEHPKGRSTGVSRRYPTCMSASSLTSCKNDISTMDRRYSEPDLSFQNRFESRIRKQKLNKSEDNFPVQQKQQGLENEALEKRLAILPSQLSTDSLPKTSSSCSLESSDGSVFTSSPVVSPSSPKKNFLNRPQSFCTKPNEDCSTPRREIKKHSMSFSFANHRKTLTKPLSWGPGKNMGFQRDSFTRKDQFSCRIVQENSPEDDKPLPVPCQQRPRFRSADEVFREVDQRNPGRPPSYEEATRNCLATHVPSCNLTVQTMRLKVSNQDALLPDPCSSCAQGTACAAPGDLPSDRVPAVKDSDGETETLSVTVGINSRVSLPVTPGVYRLRAMSESYQKNKHEYVARRCSQPIFEVDQIQYAKESYV, encoded by the exons ATGAAAGTGTTAAGCAGCTGTAATACT TCAAAGACACTAAATGCTGGCAACATGGAGAGTTTGATCGAGTGCCCGTCAGAG GCTGATGCCAAGAAATGCCCCCTGTTGGGACCAGCAGACACCGAGGATGGACTTTGCCACTTGGCTG AtggaatgaagaaaagaaagaaggtgaTATCGTGGCCGTTCGCTCTGAGACGAACCTCTACCAGTGGGGATTCCCCTGGGCAGCTGGACTCTGGCCTCAAGATTGCTCTGTTTGGCCAGCCTCTGGCAATTATTTGTGGGGAAGATGACACGCTGCCCCAGCCAGTCCAG gATCTCCTCGCTATATTGTATATGAAAGGACCTTCCACTGAAGGGATATTCAGAAAAGCTGCCAATGAGAAAGCACGAAAAGAGTTGAAGGAGGACCTAAACAAAGGCGAGAACGTTGATTTGAAAAGCAAACCTGTGCATCTGCTGGCAGTGGTCTTGAAG GACTTCCTCCGAAATATTCCCTCCAAGCTCCTGTCAGCTGACCTGTATGAGAAGTGGATGCTAGCACTGGAGAAGCcaagcaagcaggaaaaaattgAAGAATTGAGAGA GGTGGCCGACAAACTGCCCAGACCAAACCTCGTCTTGCTCAAGCACTTGCTCTCCGTGCTGCACCGCATCAGCCAAAACgccgccagcagcaggatggaCTCCAACAACCTCGCCATCTGCGTTGGCCCAAACATGCTGGGCCCGGGGACGGACAGCACGCTGCCACTGGAGGTGCAGAAGGAGATGAACGACAAG GTGACAGTGTTGGTGGAGTTCCTCATAGACAACTGCTCAGAAATATTTGGGGAAGACATTGTCTGGCCCACGAGTGCCTTGACTGAGGAGTCAATGGAGCACACAGACAGCTCCACAG AACACCTATGTGCTGCTCATCAGAATGATTCCGCCTATGACAGCCCAGATCCTGAAGCTGAATGCAGCTCCTGTACCTGTGAGGTGGAACATCCCAAAGGGAGAAGCACTGGTGTGAGCAGAAGATACCCAACATGCATGTCTGCCAGTTCACTGACTAGCTGTAAAAATGACATCAGCACAATGGACAGGAGGTACTCAGAGCCAGACCTGTCCTTTCAGAACCGCTTTGAAAGCAGGATAAGGAAACAGAAGCTAAACAAAAGTGAGGACAATTTTCCAgttcagcagaaacagcaagGGTTGGAGaatgaggcactggaaaaacGGCTTGCAATCCTACCTTCACAATTATCAACAGACTCTCTACCCAAAACATCCTCCAGTTGCTCCCTGGAGAGCTCTGATGGCTCGGTCTTCACCAGTTCCCCAGTAGTTTCACCCTCTAGTcccaaaaaaaactttttaaataggCCTCAGTCCTTTTGCACCAAGCCCAATGAAGACTGCAGCACACCTCGGCGAGAGATCAAAAAGCACTCCATGTCATTCTCTTTTGCAAACCACAGgaaaacactaacaaaacccCTGAGTTGGGGGCCTGGAAAAAATATGGGTTTCCAGAGAGACAGTTTTACGAGGAAAGATCAATTCTCTTGCAGAATTGTCCAGGAAAACAGCCCTGAGGATGACAAACCATTGCCTGTGCCATGTCAGCAAAGGCCACGTTTCAGGTCAGCTGATGAAGTCTTCAGAGAGGTAGACCAGAGGAATCCTGGAAGACCACCCTCTTACGAAGAAGCTACTAGAAACTGCCTGGCCACTCATGTTCCCTCCTGCAATCTCACAGTTCAAACTATGAGATTAAAGGTTTCAAACCAGGACGCTTTGCTGCCCGATCCATGCAGCAGCTGTGCACAGGGCACAGCCTGTGCAGCTCCAGGGGATCTACCCAGTGACAGAGTTCCTGCAGTGAAGGACTCTGATGGAGAAACTGAAACTCTCAGTGTTACTGTTGGAATAAACTCCCGTGTGAGTTTACCTGTGACCCCTGGAGTGTACCGACTGAGAGCCATGTCTGAATCCTATCAAAAGAACAAACACGAGTACGTGGCTCGGAGGTGCAGCCAGCCAATTTTTGAGGTAGACCAGATCCAATATGCGAAGGAATCCTATGTTTAA
- the RSPH3 gene encoding radial spoke head protein 3 homolog, translated as MLPAPRREAAAPSAVPYCYCSPPRALPARTKYRAPPEAAQPEKEPVRYANLMYDRRVVRGNTYALQVMPASTQLDLFEIQRQREARRRALARKRAKEQMQLRTPEPVEGREHVHVQTELYLEEISDRIIEVDTECQTDAFLDRPPTPFFIPAKTGRDVATQIEEGELFDFDVEVEPILEVLVGKTMEQALLEVVEEEELAQLWAHQRAYAELRNAELAEVQRLEEQDRRYREEKERRKLQHMQMLQKQKETTEKIAAWAFAKRYLTDLIPSVFNSLRESGFFYDPIERDIETEFLPWLMTEVEETLEKKVLGRMMLDSLIRTVVEKRLDAFSQEPLSGQTEAPAEEPGPIDAAPQEADETEAADLPVTASEESDQPVAEEQLSRHISFRLEEPNRAETEDLETE; from the exons ATGCTGCCCGCACCGCGCCGGGAGGCTGCGGCCCCCAGCGCCGTCCCCTACTGCTACTGCAGCCCGCCCCGCGCCCTGCCCGCCCGCACCAAGTACCGAGCGCCGCCGGAGGCCGCCCAGCC ggagaaggagcCCGTCCGCTATGCCAACCTCATGTACGACCGGAGGGTGGTGCGCGGCAACACTTACGCCCTTCAGGTCATGCCCGCG AGTACCCAGCTCGATCTGTTTGAGATTCAAAGGCAGAGAGAAGCACGGAGAAGAGCACTGGCTAGAAAGAGAGCAAAAGAGCAAATGCAGCTAAGAACACCTGAGCCTGTGGAAGGCAGAGAGCATGTTCATGTGCAGACAG aGCTATATTTGGAAGAGATTAGTGACCGGATAATAGAGGTTGATACGGAGTGTCAAACAGATGCATTTTTGGACAGACCACCCACTCCTTTCTTCATACCAGCCAAAACAGGAAGAGATGTGGCCACACAAATAGAAGAAGGAGAG ctgttTGACTTTGACGTTGAAGTCGAGCCAATCCTGGAAGTGTTGGTTGGGAAGACGATGGAGCAAGCTTTGCTGGAAGTCgtggaggaagaagagctggCCCAGCTGTGGGCACACCAGCGTGCCTACGCTGAACTGCGCAATGCCGAGCTGGCAGAGGTGCAGCGCCTGGAGGAGCAGGACAGGCGGTACAGGGAGGAGAAG GAACGTCGCAAACTCCAGCACATGCAAAtgctacagaaacagaaagagacgACAGAGAAAATTGCAGCTTGGGCGTTTGCTAAACGTTACTTGACTGACCTCATTCCTTCAGTCTTCAACAGTCTTCGTGAGAGTGGGTTTTTCTATGATCCTATAGAAAGAg ATATTGAGACAGAATTCCTTCCATGGCTGATGACAGAAGTGGAAGAAACACTAGAGAAGAAGGTTCTGGGAAGGATGATGCTTGACT ccTTGATTCGTACAGTGGTTGAAAAACGCTTGGATGCATTTAGCCAGGAACCTCTGTCTGGTCAGACGGAGGCCCCTGCTGAAGAGCCCGGGCCGATAGACGCAGCCCCGCAGGAGGCTGATGAGACAGAAGCTGCTGACCTGCCAGTCACAGCAAGTGAGGAGAGTGACCAACCTGTTGCTGAGGAACAGCTTTCACGTCACATCTCTTTCCGGTTAGAGGAACCCAATCGAGCAGAAACAGAGGACCTGGAAACTGAGTAA
- the LOC121067450 gene encoding T-cell activation Rho GTPase-activating protein isoform X1, translated as MKVLSSCNTSKTLNAGNMESLIECPSEADAKKCPLLGPADTEDGLCHLAADGMKKRKKVISWPFALRRTSTSGDSPGQLDSGLKIALFGQPLAIICGEDDTLPQPVQDLLAILYMKGPSTEGIFRKAANEKARKELKEDLNKGENVDLKSKPVHLLAVVLKDFLRNIPSKLLSADLYEKWMLALEKPSKQEKIEELREVADKLPRPNLVLLKHLLSVLHRISQNAASSRMDSNNLAICVGPNMLGPGTDSTLPLEVQKEMNDKVTVLVEFLIDNCSEIFGEDIVWPTSALTEESMEHTDSSTEHLCAAHQNDSAYDSPDPEAECSSCTCEVEHPKGRSTGVSRRYPTCMSASSLTSCKNDISTMDRRYSEPDLSFQNRFESRIRKQKLNKSEDNFPVQQKQQGLENEALEKRLAILPSQLSTDSLPKTSSSCSLESSDGSVFTSSPVVSPSSPKKNFLNRPQSFCTKPNEDCSTPRREIKKHSMSFSFANHRKTLTKPLSWGPGKNMGFQRDSFTRKDQFSCRIVQENSPEDDKPLPVPCQQRPRFRSADEVFREVDQRNPGRPPSYEEATRNCLATHVPSCNLTVQTMRLKVSNQDALLPDPCSSCAQGTACAAPGDLPSDRVPAVKDSDGETETLSVTVGINSRVSLPVTPGVYRLRAMSESYQKNKHEYVARRCSQPIFEVDQIQYAKESYV; from the exons ATGAAAGTGTTAAGCAGCTGTAATACT TCAAAGACACTAAATGCTGGCAACATGGAGAGTTTGATCGAGTGCCCGTCAGAG GCTGATGCCAAGAAATGCCCCCTGTTGGGACCAGCAGACACCGAGGATGGACTTTGCCACTTGGCTG CAGAtggaatgaagaaaagaaagaaggtgaTATCGTGGCCGTTCGCTCTGAGACGAACCTCTACCAGTGGGGATTCCCCTGGGCAGCTGGACTCTGGCCTCAAGATTGCTCTGTTTGGCCAGCCTCTGGCAATTATTTGTGGGGAAGATGACACGCTGCCCCAGCCAGTCCAG gATCTCCTCGCTATATTGTATATGAAAGGACCTTCCACTGAAGGGATATTCAGAAAAGCTGCCAATGAGAAAGCACGAAAAGAGTTGAAGGAGGACCTAAACAAAGGCGAGAACGTTGATTTGAAAAGCAAACCTGTGCATCTGCTGGCAGTGGTCTTGAAG GACTTCCTCCGAAATATTCCCTCCAAGCTCCTGTCAGCTGACCTGTATGAGAAGTGGATGCTAGCACTGGAGAAGCcaagcaagcaggaaaaaattgAAGAATTGAGAGA GGTGGCCGACAAACTGCCCAGACCAAACCTCGTCTTGCTCAAGCACTTGCTCTCCGTGCTGCACCGCATCAGCCAAAACgccgccagcagcaggatggaCTCCAACAACCTCGCCATCTGCGTTGGCCCAAACATGCTGGGCCCGGGGACGGACAGCACGCTGCCACTGGAGGTGCAGAAGGAGATGAACGACAAG GTGACAGTGTTGGTGGAGTTCCTCATAGACAACTGCTCAGAAATATTTGGGGAAGACATTGTCTGGCCCACGAGTGCCTTGACTGAGGAGTCAATGGAGCACACAGACAGCTCCACAG AACACCTATGTGCTGCTCATCAGAATGATTCCGCCTATGACAGCCCAGATCCTGAAGCTGAATGCAGCTCCTGTACCTGTGAGGTGGAACATCCCAAAGGGAGAAGCACTGGTGTGAGCAGAAGATACCCAACATGCATGTCTGCCAGTTCACTGACTAGCTGTAAAAATGACATCAGCACAATGGACAGGAGGTACTCAGAGCCAGACCTGTCCTTTCAGAACCGCTTTGAAAGCAGGATAAGGAAACAGAAGCTAAACAAAAGTGAGGACAATTTTCCAgttcagcagaaacagcaagGGTTGGAGaatgaggcactggaaaaacGGCTTGCAATCCTACCTTCACAATTATCAACAGACTCTCTACCCAAAACATCCTCCAGTTGCTCCCTGGAGAGCTCTGATGGCTCGGTCTTCACCAGTTCCCCAGTAGTTTCACCCTCTAGTcccaaaaaaaactttttaaataggCCTCAGTCCTTTTGCACCAAGCCCAATGAAGACTGCAGCACACCTCGGCGAGAGATCAAAAAGCACTCCATGTCATTCTCTTTTGCAAACCACAGgaaaacactaacaaaacccCTGAGTTGGGGGCCTGGAAAAAATATGGGTTTCCAGAGAGACAGTTTTACGAGGAAAGATCAATTCTCTTGCAGAATTGTCCAGGAAAACAGCCCTGAGGATGACAAACCATTGCCTGTGCCATGTCAGCAAAGGCCACGTTTCAGGTCAGCTGATGAAGTCTTCAGAGAGGTAGACCAGAGGAATCCTGGAAGACCACCCTCTTACGAAGAAGCTACTAGAAACTGCCTGGCCACTCATGTTCCCTCCTGCAATCTCACAGTTCAAACTATGAGATTAAAGGTTTCAAACCAGGACGCTTTGCTGCCCGATCCATGCAGCAGCTGTGCACAGGGCACAGCCTGTGCAGCTCCAGGGGATCTACCCAGTGACAGAGTTCCTGCAGTGAAGGACTCTGATGGAGAAACTGAAACTCTCAGTGTTACTGTTGGAATAAACTCCCGTGTGAGTTTACCTGTGACCCCTGGAGTGTACCGACTGAGAGCCATGTCTGAATCCTATCAAAAGAACAAACACGAGTACGTGGCTCGGAGGTGCAGCCAGCCAATTTTTGAGGTAGACCAGATCCAATATGCGAAGGAATCCTATGTTTAA